A genomic region of Miscanthus floridulus cultivar M001 chromosome 3, ASM1932011v1, whole genome shotgun sequence contains the following coding sequences:
- the LOC136542419 gene encoding glucan endo-1,3-beta-glucosidase-like — translation MALTCRLVLLLGAATLPLLLCLTAEAREVGVNYGRVANDLPDPAAVVQLLRENGITMVRIYDTNDAVLRSFANTGIKLMVMLPNENLADAARSPSYAADWARRSVAAYLPATRIHAVSVGNEVFDSRPDLTPLLVPAMTNVQAALAQLGLADAIKVSTPLSFAAVTDSFPPSRGRFRDDIAQPVMRPMLEFLQRTGSYLTINLYPYFAYAAQPDKISRDYFLGNPNPGVLDQDTGLMYYSLLDAQRDATFAAMDKLGFTSLQAFQGETGSASAGRPKPGPPHKPHAPWELAVGDGDGVDPPAASKVNAQAYNNNVINRVLSGRTGTPLRPDADMNVYIFALFNENGKGSGPDDIEANFGLFYPNMQKVYEFDFSGGGSPPPAPAAESWCVANASVGDSWLQAALEYACGHGADCGAIQPGAVCFEPDTRLAHASYAFNSYYQRNGRANGTCDFNGAAYIVYQEPAGTCDPNASWCVANAAVGDARLLDGLSYACANGADCSAIQPGAPCFEPNTMVAHASYAFNSYYQRNHRASGTCDFAGAASVVYQAPKYGNCVLPSKTSIEETWQLSPGSLQII, via the exons ATGGCGCTCACCTGccgcctcgttctcctcctcgGCGCCGCCACATTGCCTCTGCTCTTGTGCCTCACTGCAG AGGCGCGCGAGGTGGGCGTGAACTACGGCAGGGTGGCGAACGACCTGCCGGACCCGGCGGCGGTGGTGCAGCTGCTCAGGGAGAACGGCATCACCATGGTGCGGATATACGACACCAACGACGCGGTGCTGAGGTCGTTCGCCAACACCGGCATCAAGCTCATGGTGATGCTGCCCAACGAGAACCTGGCCGACGCCGCGCGGAGCCCGTCGTACGCGGCCGACTGGGCGCGGCGCAGCGTGGCGGCGTACCTCCCCGCCACGCGGATCCATGCCGTCTCCGTGGGCAACGAGGTGTTCGACTCGAGGCCGGACCTGACGCCGCTGCTCGTCCCCGCCATGACCAACGTGCAGGCCGCGCTGGCGCAGCTGGGCCTCGCTGACGCCATCAAGGTGTCCACGCCGCTGTCCTTCGCCGCGGTGACCGACTCGTTCCCGCCGTCCAGGGGCAGGTTCCGGGACGACATCGCGCAGCCGGTGATGAGGCCCATGCTCGAGTTCCTGCAGCGGACAGGCTCCTACCTCACCATCAACCTCTACCCCTACTTCGCCTACGCCGCTCAGCCGGACAAGATCTCCCGCGACTACTTCCTGGGGAACCCCAACCCCGGCGTGCTGGACCAGGACACCGGCCTCATGTATTACAGCCTCCTGGACGCTCAGCGCGACGCCACGTTCGCTGCCATGGATAAGCTGGGGTTCACCAGTCTTCAAGCATTTCAAGGGGAGACCGGGTCAGCGTCTGCCGGACGACCGAAACCTGGCCCTCCACACAAACCACACGCGCCTTGGGAGCTGGCGGtcggggacggggatggagtaGACCCGCCGGCGGCGTCGAAAGTCAACGCGCAAGCGTACAACAACAACGTCATCAACCGCGTGCTGTCCGGCAGGACGGGCACCCCGCTCCGCCCCGACGCCGACATGAACGTGTACATCTTCGCCCTGTTCAACGAGAACGGTAAGGGTTCCGGGCCGGACGACATCGAGGCCAACTTCGGCCTCTTCTACCCCAACATGCAGAAGGTGTACGAGTTCGActtcagcggcggcggcagcccgccgccggcgccggcggcggagaGCTGGTGCGTGGCGAACGCGTCGGTCGGGGACTCGTGGCTGCAGGCGGCGCTCGAGTACGCGTGCGGACACGGCGCCGACTGCGGCGCCATCCAGCCCGGCGCGGTGTGCTTCGAGCCGGACACCAGGCTCGCGCACGCCTCGTACGCGTTCAACAGCTACTACCAGCGAAACGGCCGCGCCAATGGGACGTGCGACTTCAACGGCGCCGCTTACATCGTCTACCAAGAACCAGCTG GCACCTGCGACCCGAACGCGAGCTGGTGCGTGGCGAACGCGGCGGTCGGGGACGCGCGGCTCCTGGATGGGTTGAGCTATGCCTGTGCCAACGGCGCGGACTGCAGCGCCATCCAGCCGGGAGCGCCGTGCTTCGAGCCCAACACCATGGTCGCCCATGCCTCATACGCGTTCAACAGCTACTACCAGCGCAATCATCGGGCAAGCGGGACGTGCGACTTCGCCGGCGCCGCCTCCGTCGTCTACCAGGCACCAA AGTACGGAAACTGCGTGCTGCCATCAAAGACTTCGATTGAAGAAACATGGCAATTAAGCCCCGGGAGCCTGCAAATAATTTGA
- the LOC136542418 gene encoding glucan endo-1,3-beta-glucosidase-like isoform X2 → MALTCRLVLLLGAATLPLLLCLTAEAREVGVNYGRVANDLPDPAAVVQLLRENGITMVRIYDTNDAVLRSFANTGIKLMVMLPNENLADAARSPSYAADWARRSVAAYLPATRIHAVSVGNEVFDSRPDLTPLLVPAMTNVQAALAQLGLADAIKVSTPLSFAAVTDSFPPSRGRFRDDIAQPVMRPMLEFLKRTGSYLTINLYPYFAYAAQPDKISRDYFLGNPNPGVLDQDTGLMYYSLLDAQRDATFAAMDKLGFTSLQAFQGETGSASAGRPKPGSPHKPHAPWELAVGDGDGVDPPAASKANAQAYNNNVINRVLSGRTGTPLRPDADMDVYIFALFNENGKGSGPDDIEANFGLFYPNMQKVYEFDFSGGGSPPPAPAAESWCVANASVGDSWLQAALEYACGHGADCGAIQPGAVCFEPDTRLAHASYAFNSYYQRNGRANGTCDFNGAAYIVYQEPAGTCDPNASWCVANAAVGDKRLLDGLSYACANGADCSAIQPGAPCFEPNTMVAHASYAFNSYYQRNHRASGTCDFAGAASVVYQAPSEFTLSSTETACSHQRLRLKKR, encoded by the exons ATGGCGCTCACCTGccgcctcgttctcctcctcgGCGCCGCCACATTGCCTCTGCTCTTGTGCCTCACTGCAG AGGCGCGCGAGGTGGGCGTGAACTACGGCAGGGTGGCGAACGACCTGCCGGACCCGGCGGCGGTGGTGCAGCTGCTCAGGGAGAACGGCATCACCATGGTGCGGATATACGACACCAACGACGCGGTGCTGAGGTCGTTCGCCAACACCGGCATCAAGCTCATGGTGATGCTGCCCAACGAGAACCTGGCCGACGCCGCGCGGAGCCCGTCGTACGCGGCCGACTGGGCGCGGCGCAGCGTGGCGGCGTACCTCCCCGCCACGCGGATCCATGCCGTCTCCGTGGGCAACGAGGTGTTCGACTCGAGGCCGGACCTGACGCCGCTGCTCGTCCCCGCCATGACCAACGTGCAGGCCGCGCTGGCGCAGCTGGGCCTCGCTGACGCCATCAAGGTGTCCACGCCGCTGTCCTTCGCCGCGGTGACCGACTCGTTCCCGCCGTCCAGGGGCAGGTTCCGGGACGACATCGCGCAGCCGGTGATGAGGCCCATGCTCGAGTTCCTGAAGCGGACCGGCTCCTACCTCACCATCAACCTCTACCCCTACTTCGCCTACGCCGCTCAGCCGGACAAGATCTCCCGCGACTACTTCCTGGGGAACCCCAACCCCGGCGTGCTGGACCAGGACACCGGCCTCATGTATTACAGCCTCCTGGACGCTCAGCGCGACGCCACGTTCGCTGCCATGGATAAGCTGGGGTTCACCAGTCTTCAAGCATTTCAAGGGGAGACCGGGTCAGCGTCTGCCGGACGACCGAAACCTGGCTCTCCACACAAACCACACGCGCCTTGGGAGCTGGCGGtcggggacggggatggagtaGACCCGCCGGCGGCGTCGAAAGCCAACGCGCAGGCGTACAACAACAACGTCATCAACCGCGTGCTGTCCGGCAGGACGGGCACCCCGCTCCGCCCCGACGCCGACATGGACGTGTACATCTTCGCCCTGTTCAACGAGAACGGTAAGGGTTCCGGGCCGGACGACATCGAGGCCAACTTCGGCCTCTTCTACCCCAACATGCAGAAGGTGTACGAGTTCGActtcagcggcggcggcagcccgccgccggcgccggcggcggagaGCTGGTGCGTGGCGAACGCGTCGGTCGGGGACTCGTGGCTGCAGGCGGCGCTCGAGTACGCGTGCGGACACGGCGCCGACTGCGGCGCCATCCAGCCCGGCGCGGTGTGCTTCGAGCCGGACACCAGGCTCGCGCACGCCTCGTACGCGTTCAACAGCTACTACCAGCGGAACGGCCGCGCCAATGGGACGTGCGACTTCAACGGCGCCGCTTACATCGTCTACCAAGAACCAGCTG GCACCTGCGACCCGAACGCGAGCTGGTGCGTGGCGAACGCGGCGGTCGGGGATAAGCGGCTCCTGGATGGGTTGAGCTATGCCTGTGCCAACGGCGCGGACTGCAGCGCCATCCAGCCGGGAGCACCGTGCTTCGAGCCCAACACCATGGTCGCCCATGCCTCATACGCGTTCAACAGCTACTACCAGCGCAATCATCGGGCAAGCGGGACGTGCGACTTCGCCGGCGCCGCCTCCGTCGTCTACCAGGCACCAAGTGAGTTCACACTTTCA AGTACGGAAACTGCGTGCTCCCATCAAAGACTTCGATTGAAGAAACGATAG
- the LOC136544424 gene encoding uncharacterized protein, whose protein sequence is MLLADSTRTWLERLLPNRIYGWADLKEIFVGNFQGTYARPGNPWDLKNCQQKYEETLREYIRRFSWTTCESLVDKLGHKGPRTTKELLDIATSHASGKEAVGAIFNHSKGKAKRDNDAGESASNRPHKKKNKQRHESSLMAATDCKGGQRPAKGAPDHFEKLLEGPCSNHAFHVKHLYKDCALMKQFLSDGANKGEPRRDPKPTVDDADRKDDGLSTLDGCLMIFEGSTAYDSKRQQMLARREVYTTEPATPAFLRWSESAITFDRTDHPDSIPQPGRYPLVVDPIVGTKRLTKVLVDGDSGLNILYAKTLDAMGIDQAHVRPTGVPFYGIVPGEQAMPLGQIDLPVTFGSPTNYRTETLTFEVVGFHGTYHAILGRPCYAKFMAVPKYTYLKLKMPDPRGVITVGTSFQRAYECKVECCEHAAAIVASTKHAAI, encoded by the exons ATGTTGCTCGCCGACTCGACGCGAACATGGCTGGAGCGTCTTCTGCCCAATCGCATCTACggttgggcggacctgaaggagatcttcgtgggcaacttccagggcacctatgcgcgccctggaaacccatgggacctcaaaaactgtcAGCAGAAGTATGAAGAAACTCTTCGcgagtacatccggcgcttctcctg gaccacctgcgagtccctggtcgACAAGTTGGGCCACAAGGGTCcgaggaccaccaaggagctcctcgacatcgctacCAGCCATGCCTCCGgcaaggaggcggtcggagctatCTTCAACcactccaagggcaaggcaaagcgagaCAATGACGCTGGCGAGAGCGCCTCCAACCGCCcccacaagaagaagaataagcagcGGCACGAGAGCTCTCTCATGGCCGCTACCGACTGTAAAGGGGGCCAGAGGCCCGCCAAGGGCGCCcccgaccactttgagaagctgcttgaaGGACCGTGCTCGAACCACGCCTTCCAcgtcaagcatctgtacaaggactgcgctctcatgaagcagttcttgtccgaTGGTGCCAACAAAGGGGAGCCAAGAAGGGACCCCAAGCCAACGGTGGACGACGCCGACAGGAAGGATGACGGCTTGTCGACCCTCgacggctgcctcatgatcttcgaggggTCGACGGCTTATGACTCTAAGCGCCAGCAGATGCTGGCACGCCGTGAGGTCTACACGACCGAGCCTGCCACGCCCGcattcctccggtggtcggagtccgccatcaccttcgatcggaccgaccaccctgATAGCATCCCTCAACCAGGGAGGTatccgctcgtcgtcgacccgattGTCGGCACGAAGCGGCTTACCAAGGTGCTGGTGGACGGcgacagtggcctcaacatcctgtacgCTAAGACGCTCGATGCTATGGGCATCGATCAAGCGCATGTCCGACCGACCGGGGTGCCTTTCTATGGCATCGTGCCTGGGGAGCAGGCCAtgccgctcgggcagatcgatctgcctgtcaCCTTTGGGAGTCCAACTAATTACAGGACGGAGACCCTCACTTTTGAGGTGGTAGGGTTCCATGGAACTTACCATGCCATCCTCGGACGgccatgctatgcaaagttcatggccgtccccaagtacacctacctgaagctaaagatgccagacCCGcgaggggtcatcaccgtcggcacttcCTTCCAACGTGCCTACGAGTGCAAGGTGGAGTGCTGCGAGCACGCCGCGGCAATCGTCGCCTCTACCAAGCATGCGGCCATCTAG
- the LOC136542418 gene encoding glucan endo-1,3-beta-glucosidase-like isoform X1, with product MALTCRLVLLLGAATLPLLLCLTAEAREVGVNYGRVANDLPDPAAVVQLLRENGITMVRIYDTNDAVLRSFANTGIKLMVMLPNENLADAARSPSYAADWARRSVAAYLPATRIHAVSVGNEVFDSRPDLTPLLVPAMTNVQAALAQLGLADAIKVSTPLSFAAVTDSFPPSRGRFRDDIAQPVMRPMLEFLKRTGSYLTINLYPYFAYAAQPDKISRDYFLGNPNPGVLDQDTGLMYYSLLDAQRDATFAAMDKLGFTSLQAFQGETGSASAGRPKPGSPHKPHAPWELAVGDGDGVDPPAASKANAQAYNNNVINRVLSGRTGTPLRPDADMDVYIFALFNENGKGSGPDDIEANFGLFYPNMQKVYEFDFSGGGSPPPAPAAESWCVANASVGDSWLQAALEYACGHGADCGAIQPGAVCFEPDTRLAHASYAFNSYYQRNGRANGTCDFNGAAYIVYQEPAGTCDPNASWCVANAAVGDKRLLDGLSYACANGADCSAIQPGAPCFEPNTMVAHASYAFNSYYQRNHRASGTCDFAGAASVVYQAPKYGNCVLPSKTSIEETIAKSEEGEPAI from the exons ATGGCGCTCACCTGccgcctcgttctcctcctcgGCGCCGCCACATTGCCTCTGCTCTTGTGCCTCACTGCAG AGGCGCGCGAGGTGGGCGTGAACTACGGCAGGGTGGCGAACGACCTGCCGGACCCGGCGGCGGTGGTGCAGCTGCTCAGGGAGAACGGCATCACCATGGTGCGGATATACGACACCAACGACGCGGTGCTGAGGTCGTTCGCCAACACCGGCATCAAGCTCATGGTGATGCTGCCCAACGAGAACCTGGCCGACGCCGCGCGGAGCCCGTCGTACGCGGCCGACTGGGCGCGGCGCAGCGTGGCGGCGTACCTCCCCGCCACGCGGATCCATGCCGTCTCCGTGGGCAACGAGGTGTTCGACTCGAGGCCGGACCTGACGCCGCTGCTCGTCCCCGCCATGACCAACGTGCAGGCCGCGCTGGCGCAGCTGGGCCTCGCTGACGCCATCAAGGTGTCCACGCCGCTGTCCTTCGCCGCGGTGACCGACTCGTTCCCGCCGTCCAGGGGCAGGTTCCGGGACGACATCGCGCAGCCGGTGATGAGGCCCATGCTCGAGTTCCTGAAGCGGACCGGCTCCTACCTCACCATCAACCTCTACCCCTACTTCGCCTACGCCGCTCAGCCGGACAAGATCTCCCGCGACTACTTCCTGGGGAACCCCAACCCCGGCGTGCTGGACCAGGACACCGGCCTCATGTATTACAGCCTCCTGGACGCTCAGCGCGACGCCACGTTCGCTGCCATGGATAAGCTGGGGTTCACCAGTCTTCAAGCATTTCAAGGGGAGACCGGGTCAGCGTCTGCCGGACGACCGAAACCTGGCTCTCCACACAAACCACACGCGCCTTGGGAGCTGGCGGtcggggacggggatggagtaGACCCGCCGGCGGCGTCGAAAGCCAACGCGCAGGCGTACAACAACAACGTCATCAACCGCGTGCTGTCCGGCAGGACGGGCACCCCGCTCCGCCCCGACGCCGACATGGACGTGTACATCTTCGCCCTGTTCAACGAGAACGGTAAGGGTTCCGGGCCGGACGACATCGAGGCCAACTTCGGCCTCTTCTACCCCAACATGCAGAAGGTGTACGAGTTCGActtcagcggcggcggcagcccgccgccggcgccggcggcggagaGCTGGTGCGTGGCGAACGCGTCGGTCGGGGACTCGTGGCTGCAGGCGGCGCTCGAGTACGCGTGCGGACACGGCGCCGACTGCGGCGCCATCCAGCCCGGCGCGGTGTGCTTCGAGCCGGACACCAGGCTCGCGCACGCCTCGTACGCGTTCAACAGCTACTACCAGCGGAACGGCCGCGCCAATGGGACGTGCGACTTCAACGGCGCCGCTTACATCGTCTACCAAGAACCAGCTG GCACCTGCGACCCGAACGCGAGCTGGTGCGTGGCGAACGCGGCGGTCGGGGATAAGCGGCTCCTGGATGGGTTGAGCTATGCCTGTGCCAACGGCGCGGACTGCAGCGCCATCCAGCCGGGAGCACCGTGCTTCGAGCCCAACACCATGGTCGCCCATGCCTCATACGCGTTCAACAGCTACTACCAGCGCAATCATCGGGCAAGCGGGACGTGCGACTTCGCCGGCGCCGCCTCCGTCGTCTACCAGGCACCAA AGTACGGAAACTGCGTGCTCCCATCAAAGACTTCGATTGAAGAAACGATAGCAAAGTCGGAAGAAGGCGAACCTGCCATCTGA